A genomic segment from Rhinatrema bivittatum chromosome 19, aRhiBiv1.1, whole genome shotgun sequence encodes:
- the LOC115081096 gene encoding dual specificity protein phosphatase 8-like isoform X3, which produces MGGETKPLQAVRAQQLAGMLRQDHGRLLLLDCRSVAEYSLLHVVGAVNLSGSRWHRRWLLEKLLPKPCQPDAAGQSQVVVYDQAGQELSAGLLVSVDLEELQGRSCVSLLEGGFAEFSSWFPSLCEGRGASLLHASISQPCLSTSAVSITRVLPHLYLGSQSDVLNQDVIGLTGITHVLNVSRSGPQPSCIPGSHFLRIPIDDSYSEKILPWLGQAADFIDKVGVLNGKVLLHCLAGVSRSAAIAIAYVMYSMGLPLDEAYRFVKEKRPSISPNFNFLGQLLEYETVLSLSPAPRHIPQPSHADVLSPEWRGWGHRCLQVELGAAGPGCLIASCSASSCSDVELAEEATEPGTSSLVEQLNSLKISPKCRRSPQSVKRPFSLDIKSIYVPEAPRDDCSSASRLSSSPRSLGVWKQILRAGIGLLSLFSDDEGVQARPKEQADGSRTCKEPAILGAPAGGGKGSPALRA; this is translated from the exons ATGGGAGGAGAGACGAAGCCCCTCCAGGCCGTGCGGGCACAGCAGCTGGCAGGGATGCTGCGGCAGGACCACGGCAGGTTGCTGCTCCTGGACTGCCGCTCCGTCGCAGAGTACAGCCTCCTGCATGTGGTGGGGGCCGTGAACCTGTCGGGCTCCAGGTGGCACCGCAGGTGGCTTCTGGAGAAGCTGCTGCCAAAGCCTTGCCAG CCGGATGCCGCCGGGCAGAGCCAGGTGGTGGTGTATGACCAAGCGGGTCAGGAGCTCTCTGCGGGCCTCCTGGTGTCCGTGGACCTGGAGGAGCTGCAGGGCCGCAGCTGTGTCTCGCTGCTGGAAG gagGATTTGCTGAGTTCTCCTCCTGGTTTCCAAGCCTGTGCGAGGGCCGCGGGGCCAGCCTCCTGCACGCCAGCATCTCCCAGCCCTGCCTGTCCACCTCTGCCGTTTCCATCACACGTGTCCTGCCCCACCTGTACCTGGGGTCCCAGAGTGATGTCCTCAACCAG GATGTGATTGGCCTGACCGGCATCACGCATGTACTGAACGTGAGCCGCAGCGGCCCCCAGCCCAGCTGCATCCCCGGCAGCCACTTCCTGAGAATCCCCATCGACGACAGCTACAGTGAGAAAATCCTGCCCTGGCTGGGCCAGGCTGCCGACTTCATAG ATAAGGTAGGGGTCCTGAACGGGAAGGTCTTGCTTCACTGCCTGGCTGGGGTCTCCAGGTCAGCTGCTATTGCTATTGCCTACGTCATGTACAGCATGGGACTGCCACTGGATGAGGCATACAG GTTTGTGAAAGAGAAACGGCCTTCCATTTCCCCCAACTTTAACTTCCTGGGGCAGCTACTGGAATATGAGACAGTCCTGTCCCTCTCGCCAGCCCCACGCCACATCCCCCAGCCTTCTCATGCAGATGTCCTGTCACCGGAGTGGCGGGGCTGGGGGCACCGCTGCCTCCAAGTGGAGCTGGGAGCTGCCGGGCCTGGTTGCCTGATTGCCTCATGCAGCGCCAGCTCCTGCTCGGACGTAGAACTGGCAGAGGAGGCCACAGAGCCGGGGACCTCGTCTCTGGTGGAGCAGTTGAACTCACTGAAGATCTCCCCCAAATGCCGCCGGAGCCCCCAATCCGTCAAACGCCCCTTCTCTTTGGACATCAAGTCCATCTACGTGCCAGAGGCACCCAGGGATGACTGCTCCTCGGCCTCTCGGCTCAGCTCTAGCCCCAGGTCGCTGGGAGTGTGGAAGCAGATCCTCAGGGCAGGCATCGGCCTCCTCTCCCTGTTCTCTGATGACGAAGGGGTCCAGGCTAGGCCCAAGGAGCAGGCAGACGGGAGCAGGACCTGCAAGGAACCGGCGATCCTGGGGGCCCCAGCAGGAGGTGGAAAAGGCTCCCCCGCCCTTCGTGCTTAG
- the LOC115081096 gene encoding dual specificity protein phosphatase 8-like isoform X1 yields the protein MGGETKPLQAVRAQQLAGMLRQDHGRLLLLDCRSVAEYSLLHVVGAVNLSGSRWHRRWLLEKLLPKPCQVSARAGEIGRRAYKGRAQAEGEKSFYHLLCQQPDAAGQSQVVVYDQAGQELSAGLLVSVDLEELQGRSCVSLLEGGFAEFSSWFPSLCEGRGASLLHASISQPCLSTSAVSITRVLPHLYLGSQSDVLNQDVIGLTGITHVLNVSRSGPQPSCIPGSHFLRIPIDDSYSEKILPWLGQAADFIDKVGVLNGKVLLHCLAGVSRSAAIAIAYVMYSMGLPLDEAYRFVKEKRPSISPNFNFLGQLLEYETVLSLSPAPRHIPQPSHADVLSPEWRGWGHRCLQVELGAAGPGCLIASCSASSCSDVELAEEATEPGTSSLVEQLNSLKISPKCRRSPQSVKRPFSLDIKSIYVPEAPRDDCSSASRLSSSPRSLGVWKQILRAGIGLLSLFSDDEGVQARPKEQADGSRTCKEPAILGAPAGGGKGSPALRA from the exons ATGGGAGGAGAGACGAAGCCCCTCCAGGCCGTGCGGGCACAGCAGCTGGCAGGGATGCTGCGGCAGGACCACGGCAGGTTGCTGCTCCTGGACTGCCGCTCCGTCGCAGAGTACAGCCTCCTGCATGTGGTGGGGGCCGTGAACCTGTCGGGCTCCAGGTGGCACCGCAGGTGGCTTCTGGAGAAGCTGCTGCCAAAGCCTTGCCAGGTcagtgccagggctggggaaATAGGCAGAAGAGCATACAAGGGCCGCGCTCAGGCTGAGGGGGAGAAATCATTTTATCATCTTCTGTGCCAGCAGCCGGATGCCGCCGGGCAGAGCCAGGTGGTGGTGTATGACCAAGCGGGTCAGGAGCTCTCTGCGGGCCTCCTGGTGTCCGTGGACCTGGAGGAGCTGCAGGGCCGCAGCTGTGTCTCGCTGCTGGAAG gagGATTTGCTGAGTTCTCCTCCTGGTTTCCAAGCCTGTGCGAGGGCCGCGGGGCCAGCCTCCTGCACGCCAGCATCTCCCAGCCCTGCCTGTCCACCTCTGCCGTTTCCATCACACGTGTCCTGCCCCACCTGTACCTGGGGTCCCAGAGTGATGTCCTCAACCAG GATGTGATTGGCCTGACCGGCATCACGCATGTACTGAACGTGAGCCGCAGCGGCCCCCAGCCCAGCTGCATCCCCGGCAGCCACTTCCTGAGAATCCCCATCGACGACAGCTACAGTGAGAAAATCCTGCCCTGGCTGGGCCAGGCTGCCGACTTCATAG ATAAGGTAGGGGTCCTGAACGGGAAGGTCTTGCTTCACTGCCTGGCTGGGGTCTCCAGGTCAGCTGCTATTGCTATTGCCTACGTCATGTACAGCATGGGACTGCCACTGGATGAGGCATACAG GTTTGTGAAAGAGAAACGGCCTTCCATTTCCCCCAACTTTAACTTCCTGGGGCAGCTACTGGAATATGAGACAGTCCTGTCCCTCTCGCCAGCCCCACGCCACATCCCCCAGCCTTCTCATGCAGATGTCCTGTCACCGGAGTGGCGGGGCTGGGGGCACCGCTGCCTCCAAGTGGAGCTGGGAGCTGCCGGGCCTGGTTGCCTGATTGCCTCATGCAGCGCCAGCTCCTGCTCGGACGTAGAACTGGCAGAGGAGGCCACAGAGCCGGGGACCTCGTCTCTGGTGGAGCAGTTGAACTCACTGAAGATCTCCCCCAAATGCCGCCGGAGCCCCCAATCCGTCAAACGCCCCTTCTCTTTGGACATCAAGTCCATCTACGTGCCAGAGGCACCCAGGGATGACTGCTCCTCGGCCTCTCGGCTCAGCTCTAGCCCCAGGTCGCTGGGAGTGTGGAAGCAGATCCTCAGGGCAGGCATCGGCCTCCTCTCCCTGTTCTCTGATGACGAAGGGGTCCAGGCTAGGCCCAAGGAGCAGGCAGACGGGAGCAGGACCTGCAAGGAACCGGCGATCCTGGGGGCCCCAGCAGGAGGTGGAAAAGGCTCCCCCGCCCTTCGTGCTTAG
- the LOC115081096 gene encoding dual specificity protein phosphatase 8-like isoform X2, translating to MGGETKPLQAVRAQQLAGMLRQDHGRLLLLDCRSVAEYSLLHVVGAVNLSGSRWHRRWLLEKLLPKPCQQPDAAGQSQVVVYDQAGQELSAGLLVSVDLEELQGRSCVSLLEGGFAEFSSWFPSLCEGRGASLLHASISQPCLSTSAVSITRVLPHLYLGSQSDVLNQDVIGLTGITHVLNVSRSGPQPSCIPGSHFLRIPIDDSYSEKILPWLGQAADFIDKVGVLNGKVLLHCLAGVSRSAAIAIAYVMYSMGLPLDEAYRFVKEKRPSISPNFNFLGQLLEYETVLSLSPAPRHIPQPSHADVLSPEWRGWGHRCLQVELGAAGPGCLIASCSASSCSDVELAEEATEPGTSSLVEQLNSLKISPKCRRSPQSVKRPFSLDIKSIYVPEAPRDDCSSASRLSSSPRSLGVWKQILRAGIGLLSLFSDDEGVQARPKEQADGSRTCKEPAILGAPAGGGKGSPALRA from the exons ATGGGAGGAGAGACGAAGCCCCTCCAGGCCGTGCGGGCACAGCAGCTGGCAGGGATGCTGCGGCAGGACCACGGCAGGTTGCTGCTCCTGGACTGCCGCTCCGTCGCAGAGTACAGCCTCCTGCATGTGGTGGGGGCCGTGAACCTGTCGGGCTCCAGGTGGCACCGCAGGTGGCTTCTGGAGAAGCTGCTGCCAAAGCCTTGCCAG CAGCCGGATGCCGCCGGGCAGAGCCAGGTGGTGGTGTATGACCAAGCGGGTCAGGAGCTCTCTGCGGGCCTCCTGGTGTCCGTGGACCTGGAGGAGCTGCAGGGCCGCAGCTGTGTCTCGCTGCTGGAAG gagGATTTGCTGAGTTCTCCTCCTGGTTTCCAAGCCTGTGCGAGGGCCGCGGGGCCAGCCTCCTGCACGCCAGCATCTCCCAGCCCTGCCTGTCCACCTCTGCCGTTTCCATCACACGTGTCCTGCCCCACCTGTACCTGGGGTCCCAGAGTGATGTCCTCAACCAG GATGTGATTGGCCTGACCGGCATCACGCATGTACTGAACGTGAGCCGCAGCGGCCCCCAGCCCAGCTGCATCCCCGGCAGCCACTTCCTGAGAATCCCCATCGACGACAGCTACAGTGAGAAAATCCTGCCCTGGCTGGGCCAGGCTGCCGACTTCATAG ATAAGGTAGGGGTCCTGAACGGGAAGGTCTTGCTTCACTGCCTGGCTGGGGTCTCCAGGTCAGCTGCTATTGCTATTGCCTACGTCATGTACAGCATGGGACTGCCACTGGATGAGGCATACAG GTTTGTGAAAGAGAAACGGCCTTCCATTTCCCCCAACTTTAACTTCCTGGGGCAGCTACTGGAATATGAGACAGTCCTGTCCCTCTCGCCAGCCCCACGCCACATCCCCCAGCCTTCTCATGCAGATGTCCTGTCACCGGAGTGGCGGGGCTGGGGGCACCGCTGCCTCCAAGTGGAGCTGGGAGCTGCCGGGCCTGGTTGCCTGATTGCCTCATGCAGCGCCAGCTCCTGCTCGGACGTAGAACTGGCAGAGGAGGCCACAGAGCCGGGGACCTCGTCTCTGGTGGAGCAGTTGAACTCACTGAAGATCTCCCCCAAATGCCGCCGGAGCCCCCAATCCGTCAAACGCCCCTTCTCTTTGGACATCAAGTCCATCTACGTGCCAGAGGCACCCAGGGATGACTGCTCCTCGGCCTCTCGGCTCAGCTCTAGCCCCAGGTCGCTGGGAGTGTGGAAGCAGATCCTCAGGGCAGGCATCGGCCTCCTCTCCCTGTTCTCTGATGACGAAGGGGTCCAGGCTAGGCCCAAGGAGCAGGCAGACGGGAGCAGGACCTGCAAGGAACCGGCGATCCTGGGGGCCCCAGCAGGAGGTGGAAAAGGCTCCCCCGCCCTTCGTGCTTAG
- the LOC115080972 gene encoding MOB kinase activator 2-like isoform X1 yields the protein MRLILYLCESLQVFRARPARRDISESQAARGRATTLLTVMVFQAVGKLLGYRKQGKSLKDRTRERRGAADEERLCLDPQFTSARITDADILMLVALPKGVNADEWLASNVLGFYNHVSLLYGCISEFCTSSSCPTMKAWSSQFQWMDERGRKKRCSAPQYADYAVSLSQKLLSSEELFPTREQKDFSRHFRPAMQRILRLLFHLLVHIYSSHFRAVLALELHPHLNTLYLHLLLFCAEFRLLECGEMAASEELTTALLKAGRQCSSAS from the exons ATGAGATTGATTTTATATCTGTGTGAATCTCTGCAGGTCTTCCGAGCACGGCCGGCGCGGAGGGACATCTCAGAGTCACAGGCAGCGCGGGGACGTGCCACCACACTCCTTACCGTGATGGTTTTCCAAGCAGTGGGGAAACTGCTGGGATACAGGAAACA AGGGAAGTCACTGAAGGACAGGACCCGTGAGCGGAGAGGGGCTGCCGATGAGGAGCGCCTCTGCCTGGATCCCCAGTTCACCTCTGCCCGCATCACGGACGCAGATATCTTGATGCTCGTGGCTCTACCCAAGGGCGTGAATGCCGACGAGTGGCTGGCTAGCAATG TTTTGGGCTTTTACAACCATGTCAGCCTCTTGTACGGCTGCATCTCTGAGTTCTGCACCAGCTCCTCCTGCCCTACCATGAAAGCCTGGAGCAG CCAGTTCCAGTGGATGGATGAGCGGGGGCGGAAAAAGCGGTGCTCGGCCCCGCAGTACGCGGACTACGCTGTCAGCCTGTCCCAGAAGCTGCTGAGCAGCGAGGAGCTCTTCCCGACCAGAGAGC agAAAGATTTCTCTCGCCACTTCCGGCCGGCCATGCAGAGGATCCTTCGCCTCCTCTTCCACCTCCTGGTCCATATTTATTCCTCCCACTTCCGCGCGGTGCTGGCCCTGGAGCTGCACCCCCACCTCAACACCCTCTACCTGCACCTGCTCCTCTTCTGTGCGGAGTTCCGGCTCCTGGAGTGCGGGGAGATGGCGGCGAGCGAGgagctcaccacggccctgctgaagGCGGGCCGCCAGTGCAGCAGTGCCTCCTGA
- the LOC115080972 gene encoding MOB kinase activator 2-like isoform X2: MVFQAVGKLLGYRKQGKSLKDRTRERRGAADEERLCLDPQFTSARITDADILMLVALPKGVNADEWLASNVLGFYNHVSLLYGCISEFCTSSSCPTMKAWSSQFQWMDERGRKKRCSAPQYADYAVSLSQKLLSSEELFPTREQKDFSRHFRPAMQRILRLLFHLLVHIYSSHFRAVLALELHPHLNTLYLHLLLFCAEFRLLECGEMAASEELTTALLKAGRQCSSAS, encoded by the exons ATGGTTTTCCAAGCAGTGGGGAAACTGCTGGGATACAGGAAACA AGGGAAGTCACTGAAGGACAGGACCCGTGAGCGGAGAGGGGCTGCCGATGAGGAGCGCCTCTGCCTGGATCCCCAGTTCACCTCTGCCCGCATCACGGACGCAGATATCTTGATGCTCGTGGCTCTACCCAAGGGCGTGAATGCCGACGAGTGGCTGGCTAGCAATG TTTTGGGCTTTTACAACCATGTCAGCCTCTTGTACGGCTGCATCTCTGAGTTCTGCACCAGCTCCTCCTGCCCTACCATGAAAGCCTGGAGCAG CCAGTTCCAGTGGATGGATGAGCGGGGGCGGAAAAAGCGGTGCTCGGCCCCGCAGTACGCGGACTACGCTGTCAGCCTGTCCCAGAAGCTGCTGAGCAGCGAGGAGCTCTTCCCGACCAGAGAGC agAAAGATTTCTCTCGCCACTTCCGGCCGGCCATGCAGAGGATCCTTCGCCTCCTCTTCCACCTCCTGGTCCATATTTATTCCTCCCACTTCCGCGCGGTGCTGGCCCTGGAGCTGCACCCCCACCTCAACACCCTCTACCTGCACCTGCTCCTCTTCTGTGCGGAGTTCCGGCTCCTGGAGTGCGGGGAGATGGCGGCGAGCGAGgagctcaccacggccctgctgaagGCGGGCCGCCAGTGCAGCAGTGCCTCCTGA